One Punica granatum isolate Tunisia-2019 chromosome 3, ASM765513v2, whole genome shotgun sequence genomic window carries:
- the LOC116199790 gene encoding uncharacterized protein LOC116199790 isoform X5 has protein sequence MVLTGTGSIREWRYGYPLLEEAGLETWAIDILGWGFSDLKRRPPCNVASKREHLYRMWKAYIKKPMILVGPSLGAAVAIDFAVAHPEAVSASFYFLFAGGQVLTSIGTHISVSKKTKIDTSVGVLDGILNFQVEKLVLIDASVYTEGTGKMSSLPKALAYAGVAILKSFPLRFYVNVLAFNGLPVNTNIDWANIGRLHCRYPWWEDATVDFMLSGGYNVTAQIGQVKQRTLIIWGQDDKIIDSKLAERLHCELPSAILHQIPDCGHIPHVEKPGAVVKLITEFVLEEDRRELLLVSQPRDASQQTDSPDPAPPLH, from the exons ATGGTTTTGACAGGTACTGGCAGTATCCGAG AATGGAGATACGGTTACCCCTTGCTTGAGGAAGCTGGCCTAGAGACTTGGGCTATCGACATTCTCGGTTGGGGTTTCTCCGATCTCA AAAGACGTCCCCCATGTAATGTGGCATCCAAACGTGAGCACCTTTATCGG ATGTGGAAAGCATACATCAAAAAGCCAATGATATTAGTTGGACCAAGCCTCGGTGCTGCAGTTGCAATTGACTTCGCAGTCGCCCATCCAGAAGCTGTAAGTgcttccttttattttctctttgctGGAGGGCAAGTGCTTACCAGTATTGGCACTCACATATCTGTATCCAAAAAAACCAAGATTGATACTTCAGTTGGCGTCCTAGATGGTATCTTGAATTTTCAGGTCGAAAAGCTGGTTTTAATTGATGCAAGTGTATATACAGAAGGCACAGGAAAAATGTCAAGTTTACCCAAAGCTTTGGCCTATGCCGGG GTGGCCATTTTGAAGAGCTTTCCTCTCCGTTTTTATGTTAATGTTCTGGCATTCAATGGTCTACCGGTCAACACCAACATAGATTGGGCCAAT ATTGGTCGCTTGCATTGCCGATATCCTTGGTGGGAGGATGCTACTGTTGATTTTATGCTTAGCGGTGGATATAATGTGACTGCCCAGATCGGACAG GTGAAGCAGAGAACGCTCATAATATGGGGCCAGGATGATAAGATAATCGACAGCAAACTAGCTGAG AGGCTACACTGCGAACTCCCAAGTGCGATTCTACATCAGATACCCGACTGCGGCCATATTCCTCACGTGGAGAAGCCAGGCGCTGTCGTGAAGTTGATCACTGAGTTCGTTCTTGAAGAAGATCGTAGAGAACTACTGCTTGTTTCTCAGCCCAGAGATGCATCTCAGCAAACGGACTCGCCTGACCCAGCTCCACCACTCCACTAG
- the LOC116199790 gene encoding uncharacterized protein LOC116199790 isoform X4, which translates to MASCVKPLVSGKASPLVLLHGFDSSCLEWRYGYPLLEEAGLETWAIDILGWGFSDLKRRPPCNVASKREHLYRMWKAYIKKPMILVGPSLGAAVAIDFAVAHPEAVSASFYFLFAGGQVLTSIGTHISVSKKTKIDTSVGVLDGILNFQVEKLVLIDASVYTEGTGKMSSLPKALAYAGVAILKSFPLRFYVNVLAFNGLPVNTNIDWANIGRLHCRYPWWEDATVDFMLSGGYNVTAQIGQVKQRTLIIWGQDDKIIDSKLAERLHCELPSAILHQIPDCGHIPHVEKPGAVVKLITEFVLEEDRRELLLVSQPRDASQQTDSPDPAPPLH; encoded by the exons ATGGCCAGCTGTGTGAAACCACTCGTGTCGGGCAAGGCAAGTCCATTAGTACTCCTGCATGGTTTTGACAG CTCGTGTTTAGAATGGAGATACGGTTACCCCTTGCTTGAGGAAGCTGGCCTAGAGACTTGGGCTATCGACATTCTCGGTTGGGGTTTCTCCGATCTCA AAAGACGTCCCCCATGTAATGTGGCATCCAAACGTGAGCACCTTTATCGG ATGTGGAAAGCATACATCAAAAAGCCAATGATATTAGTTGGACCAAGCCTCGGTGCTGCAGTTGCAATTGACTTCGCAGTCGCCCATCCAGAAGCTGTAAGTgcttccttttattttctctttgctGGAGGGCAAGTGCTTACCAGTATTGGCACTCACATATCTGTATCCAAAAAAACCAAGATTGATACTTCAGTTGGCGTCCTAGATGGTATCTTGAATTTTCAGGTCGAAAAGCTGGTTTTAATTGATGCAAGTGTATATACAGAAGGCACAGGAAAAATGTCAAGTTTACCCAAAGCTTTGGCCTATGCCGGG GTGGCCATTTTGAAGAGCTTTCCTCTCCGTTTTTATGTTAATGTTCTGGCATTCAATGGTCTACCGGTCAACACCAACATAGATTGGGCCAAT ATTGGTCGCTTGCATTGCCGATATCCTTGGTGGGAGGATGCTACTGTTGATTTTATGCTTAGCGGTGGATATAATGTGACTGCCCAGATCGGACAG GTGAAGCAGAGAACGCTCATAATATGGGGCCAGGATGATAAGATAATCGACAGCAAACTAGCTGAG AGGCTACACTGCGAACTCCCAAGTGCGATTCTACATCAGATACCCGACTGCGGCCATATTCCTCACGTGGAGAAGCCAGGCGCTGTCGTGAAGTTGATCACTGAGTTCGTTCTTGAAGAAGATCGTAGAGAACTACTGCTTGTTTCTCAGCCCAGAGATGCATCTCAGCAAACGGACTCGCCTGACCCAGCTCCACCACTCCACTAG
- the LOC116199790 gene encoding uncharacterized protein LOC116199790 isoform X6 — MVLTEWRYGYPLLEEAGLETWAIDILGWGFSDLKRRPPCNVASKREHLYRMWKAYIKKPMILVGPSLGAAVAIDFAVAHPEAVSASFYFLFAGGQVLTSIGTHISVSKKTKIDTSVGVLDGILNFQVEKLVLIDASVYTEGTGKMSSLPKALAYAGVAILKSFPLRFYVNVLAFNGLPVNTNIDWANIGRLHCRYPWWEDATVDFMLSGGYNVTAQIGQVKQRTLIIWGQDDKIIDSKLAERLHCELPSAILHQIPDCGHIPHVEKPGAVVKLITEFVLEEDRRELLLVSQPRDASQQTDSPDPAPPLH; from the exons ATGGTTTTGACAG AATGGAGATACGGTTACCCCTTGCTTGAGGAAGCTGGCCTAGAGACTTGGGCTATCGACATTCTCGGTTGGGGTTTCTCCGATCTCA AAAGACGTCCCCCATGTAATGTGGCATCCAAACGTGAGCACCTTTATCGG ATGTGGAAAGCATACATCAAAAAGCCAATGATATTAGTTGGACCAAGCCTCGGTGCTGCAGTTGCAATTGACTTCGCAGTCGCCCATCCAGAAGCTGTAAGTgcttccttttattttctctttgctGGAGGGCAAGTGCTTACCAGTATTGGCACTCACATATCTGTATCCAAAAAAACCAAGATTGATACTTCAGTTGGCGTCCTAGATGGTATCTTGAATTTTCAGGTCGAAAAGCTGGTTTTAATTGATGCAAGTGTATATACAGAAGGCACAGGAAAAATGTCAAGTTTACCCAAAGCTTTGGCCTATGCCGGG GTGGCCATTTTGAAGAGCTTTCCTCTCCGTTTTTATGTTAATGTTCTGGCATTCAATGGTCTACCGGTCAACACCAACATAGATTGGGCCAAT ATTGGTCGCTTGCATTGCCGATATCCTTGGTGGGAGGATGCTACTGTTGATTTTATGCTTAGCGGTGGATATAATGTGACTGCCCAGATCGGACAG GTGAAGCAGAGAACGCTCATAATATGGGGCCAGGATGATAAGATAATCGACAGCAAACTAGCTGAG AGGCTACACTGCGAACTCCCAAGTGCGATTCTACATCAGATACCCGACTGCGGCCATATTCCTCACGTGGAGAAGCCAGGCGCTGTCGTGAAGTTGATCACTGAGTTCGTTCTTGAAGAAGATCGTAGAGAACTACTGCTTGTTTCTCAGCCCAGAGATGCATCTCAGCAAACGGACTCGCCTGACCCAGCTCCACCACTCCACTAG
- the LOC116199790 gene encoding uncharacterized protein LOC116199790 isoform X2 codes for MGAMAFALSVGSIPAASIRRSFRRFRVSADGEFPPFLPKQVENIRDGFARKLASRIERLPVDLSGIRVMASCVKPLVSGKASPLVLLHGFDSSCLEWRYGYPLLEEAGLETWAIDILGWGFSDLKRRPPCNVASKREHLYRMWKAYIKKPMILVGPSLGAAVAIDFAVAHPEAVEKLVLIDASVYTEGTGKMSSLPKALAYAGVAILKSFPLRFYVNVLAFNGLPVNTNIDWANIGRLHCRYPWWEDATVDFMLSGGYNVTAQIGQVKQRTLIIWGQDDKIIDSKLAERLHCELPSAILHQIPDCGHIPHVEKPGAVVKLITEFVLEEDRRELLLVSQPRDASQQTDSPDPAPPLH; via the exons ATGGGTGCGATGGCGTTTGCCCTCTCGGTCGGCTCCATACCGGCCGCCTCCATCCGGAGAAGCTTCCGCCGTTTCAGAGTCTCAGCCGACGGCGAGTTCCCTCCCTTCCTCCCCAAGCAGGTCGAGAACATCAGGGATGGATTCGCCCGGAAGCTCGCCTCCCGGATCGAGCGACTTCCG GTTGACCTATCAGGAATTCGCGTCATGGCCAGCTGTGTGAAACCACTCGTGTCGGGCAAGGCAAGTCCATTAGTACTCCTGCATGGTTTTGACAG CTCGTGTTTAGAATGGAGATACGGTTACCCCTTGCTTGAGGAAGCTGGCCTAGAGACTTGGGCTATCGACATTCTCGGTTGGGGTTTCTCCGATCTCA AAAGACGTCCCCCATGTAATGTGGCATCCAAACGTGAGCACCTTTATCGG ATGTGGAAAGCATACATCAAAAAGCCAATGATATTAGTTGGACCAAGCCTCGGTGCTGCAGTTGCAATTGACTTCGCAGTCGCCCATCCAGAAGCT GTCGAAAAGCTGGTTTTAATTGATGCAAGTGTATATACAGAAGGCACAGGAAAAATGTCAAGTTTACCCAAAGCTTTGGCCTATGCCGGG GTGGCCATTTTGAAGAGCTTTCCTCTCCGTTTTTATGTTAATGTTCTGGCATTCAATGGTCTACCGGTCAACACCAACATAGATTGGGCCAAT ATTGGTCGCTTGCATTGCCGATATCCTTGGTGGGAGGATGCTACTGTTGATTTTATGCTTAGCGGTGGATATAATGTGACTGCCCAGATCGGACAG GTGAAGCAGAGAACGCTCATAATATGGGGCCAGGATGATAAGATAATCGACAGCAAACTAGCTGAG AGGCTACACTGCGAACTCCCAAGTGCGATTCTACATCAGATACCCGACTGCGGCCATATTCCTCACGTGGAGAAGCCAGGCGCTGTCGTGAAGTTGATCACTGAGTTCGTTCTTGAAGAAGATCGTAGAGAACTACTGCTTGTTTCTCAGCCCAGAGATGCATCTCAGCAAACGGACTCGCCTGACCCAGCTCCACCACTCCACTAG
- the LOC116199790 gene encoding uncharacterized protein LOC116199790 isoform X3 → MDSPGSSPPGSSDFRNSRHGQLCETTRVGQEWRYGYPLLEEAGLETWAIDILGWGFSDLKRRPPCNVASKREHLYRMWKAYIKKPMILVGPSLGAAVAIDFAVAHPEAVSASFYFLFAGGQVLTSIGTHISVSKKTKIDTSVGVLDGILNFQVEKLVLIDASVYTEGTGKMSSLPKALAYAGVAILKSFPLRFYVNVLAFNGLPVNTNIDWANIGRLHCRYPWWEDATVDFMLSGGYNVTAQIGQVKQRTLIIWGQDDKIIDSKLAERLHCELPSAILHQIPDCGHIPHVEKPGAVVKLITEFVLEEDRRELLLVSQPRDASQQTDSPDPAPPLH, encoded by the exons ATGGATTCGCCCGGAAGCTCGCCTCCCGGATCGAGCGACTTCCG GAATTCGCGTCATGGCCAGCTGTGTGAAACCACTCGTGTCGGGCAAG AATGGAGATACGGTTACCCCTTGCTTGAGGAAGCTGGCCTAGAGACTTGGGCTATCGACATTCTCGGTTGGGGTTTCTCCGATCTCA AAAGACGTCCCCCATGTAATGTGGCATCCAAACGTGAGCACCTTTATCGG ATGTGGAAAGCATACATCAAAAAGCCAATGATATTAGTTGGACCAAGCCTCGGTGCTGCAGTTGCAATTGACTTCGCAGTCGCCCATCCAGAAGCTGTAAGTgcttccttttattttctctttgctGGAGGGCAAGTGCTTACCAGTATTGGCACTCACATATCTGTATCCAAAAAAACCAAGATTGATACTTCAGTTGGCGTCCTAGATGGTATCTTGAATTTTCAGGTCGAAAAGCTGGTTTTAATTGATGCAAGTGTATATACAGAAGGCACAGGAAAAATGTCAAGTTTACCCAAAGCTTTGGCCTATGCCGGG GTGGCCATTTTGAAGAGCTTTCCTCTCCGTTTTTATGTTAATGTTCTGGCATTCAATGGTCTACCGGTCAACACCAACATAGATTGGGCCAAT ATTGGTCGCTTGCATTGCCGATATCCTTGGTGGGAGGATGCTACTGTTGATTTTATGCTTAGCGGTGGATATAATGTGACTGCCCAGATCGGACAG GTGAAGCAGAGAACGCTCATAATATGGGGCCAGGATGATAAGATAATCGACAGCAAACTAGCTGAG AGGCTACACTGCGAACTCCCAAGTGCGATTCTACATCAGATACCCGACTGCGGCCATATTCCTCACGTGGAGAAGCCAGGCGCTGTCGTGAAGTTGATCACTGAGTTCGTTCTTGAAGAAGATCGTAGAGAACTACTGCTTGTTTCTCAGCCCAGAGATGCATCTCAGCAAACGGACTCGCCTGACCCAGCTCCACCACTCCACTAG
- the LOC116199790 gene encoding uncharacterized protein LOC116199790 isoform X1, with protein MGAMAFALSVGSIPAASIRRSFRRFRVSADGEFPPFLPKQVENIRDGFARKLASRIERLPVDLSGIRVMASCVKPLVSGKASPLVLLHGFDSSCLEWRYGYPLLEEAGLETWAIDILGWGFSDLKRRPPCNVASKREHLYRMWKAYIKKPMILVGPSLGAAVAIDFAVAHPEAVSASFYFLFAGGQVLTSIGTHISVSKKTKIDTSVGVLDGILNFQVEKLVLIDASVYTEGTGKMSSLPKALAYAGVAILKSFPLRFYVNVLAFNGLPVNTNIDWANIGRLHCRYPWWEDATVDFMLSGGYNVTAQIGQVKQRTLIIWGQDDKIIDSKLAERLHCELPSAILHQIPDCGHIPHVEKPGAVVKLITEFVLEEDRRELLLVSQPRDASQQTDSPDPAPPLH; from the exons ATGGGTGCGATGGCGTTTGCCCTCTCGGTCGGCTCCATACCGGCCGCCTCCATCCGGAGAAGCTTCCGCCGTTTCAGAGTCTCAGCCGACGGCGAGTTCCCTCCCTTCCTCCCCAAGCAGGTCGAGAACATCAGGGATGGATTCGCCCGGAAGCTCGCCTCCCGGATCGAGCGACTTCCG GTTGACCTATCAGGAATTCGCGTCATGGCCAGCTGTGTGAAACCACTCGTGTCGGGCAAGGCAAGTCCATTAGTACTCCTGCATGGTTTTGACAG CTCGTGTTTAGAATGGAGATACGGTTACCCCTTGCTTGAGGAAGCTGGCCTAGAGACTTGGGCTATCGACATTCTCGGTTGGGGTTTCTCCGATCTCA AAAGACGTCCCCCATGTAATGTGGCATCCAAACGTGAGCACCTTTATCGG ATGTGGAAAGCATACATCAAAAAGCCAATGATATTAGTTGGACCAAGCCTCGGTGCTGCAGTTGCAATTGACTTCGCAGTCGCCCATCCAGAAGCTGTAAGTgcttccttttattttctctttgctGGAGGGCAAGTGCTTACCAGTATTGGCACTCACATATCTGTATCCAAAAAAACCAAGATTGATACTTCAGTTGGCGTCCTAGATGGTATCTTGAATTTTCAGGTCGAAAAGCTGGTTTTAATTGATGCAAGTGTATATACAGAAGGCACAGGAAAAATGTCAAGTTTACCCAAAGCTTTGGCCTATGCCGGG GTGGCCATTTTGAAGAGCTTTCCTCTCCGTTTTTATGTTAATGTTCTGGCATTCAATGGTCTACCGGTCAACACCAACATAGATTGGGCCAAT ATTGGTCGCTTGCATTGCCGATATCCTTGGTGGGAGGATGCTACTGTTGATTTTATGCTTAGCGGTGGATATAATGTGACTGCCCAGATCGGACAG GTGAAGCAGAGAACGCTCATAATATGGGGCCAGGATGATAAGATAATCGACAGCAAACTAGCTGAG AGGCTACACTGCGAACTCCCAAGTGCGATTCTACATCAGATACCCGACTGCGGCCATATTCCTCACGTGGAGAAGCCAGGCGCTGTCGTGAAGTTGATCACTGAGTTCGTTCTTGAAGAAGATCGTAGAGAACTACTGCTTGTTTCTCAGCCCAGAGATGCATCTCAGCAAACGGACTCGCCTGACCCAGCTCCACCACTCCACTAG